CAGCACTAAGTAGGTGGGCTCTGTCTTTCAACCTCCAATCCAGTCTTGCCCATGACACTAAAGTTGCTTTTGGCCAGTGACCAGATGATAACTACATCCATAGTGAAACGACAAAAGTTCGAATGAAACGGGACAATGCAGATGAAGATGCTTTGCTTGCAGTCTTGCAGAGGTTTGGCCTTTTCTTTGCCAACCTGTCCCAGACCCTGCAACACATTGCAAACAAAGACTTGGCCACGCAGGATATTGAAAGTGAGCTGTTGACAGCACCACAGAAAGGTCAAAGTCAATTAGATACATTTGTTGTTGAGAGGCTGTTGCcatctgggggagggggggggagtctCGTTCAGGGTCAAACTTAAAAAGAACAAGTATTTAAcgtttgcgtccttgtttgaaGTTAAGAAGTCAGATCTAAAAACTGGAAAGGTGAAAACTGTCAAGGCAGACTGAAACATTGATGCATATGATGCAGGGCGCCCAGTCAATCTTGACAGCATTATGATGCATGAACTATTTGTTGTGCCCTTGTCTCTGGCAGATGTAAATGGACAGCTTCGTTCAGGTTCAAAGGCAGTGTTTACTAAGATTCTAGCTGCTGGCATTCCATGTCCCAACCACCTTGATAACAGAGACCTTTGGGATGAACCAATGCTCATCATTGATAGTCAAGCTCTGGTCATTGCCATTGGAAAGCCACAAGCAGAAAGAGTTTTGGAGACCTGTTCACAGAAGTGGAGCACAATTCCAGCgaattgatgttttgtttgatcgCTACCACACACATTCTATCAAAAGTGGAACACGAAAGCGCCGTGGAAGAGACTTGGAGAGCAGAGATTTGCCTCTTCCTGCAAAGTGGGAGAACTTTATTGCTCATGCAGACAACAAGGCTGATCTTGCACACTTTTTATCCCAACAGCTGATTGTTGGAGCTCCAGCAAATAAGATCATAGTTGCTGCAGGTGGCTTcagtgatgaagagagagttGAAGCCTCTAATTTAACCTTTAACACTGACTGCTTGGAAGCCAAGCATGAAGAAGCAGACACAAGAATTGTTCTTCACTGCATTAGAAGCAACACATCAAATATTGTTGTCTCAGCAAGAGACACCGACATCTTGGTACTGCTGATGGCCCATTTCCACATGATCTGGATGAAGGCAGGTACAGCAAAGGACAGGAAGTACATTCCAGTTCATGCCATAGTGGAACATTTGCAGATGGAACCACAGGTCCTCGATCTGCTTCCAGGTTTTCATGCGCTTGACTGGAAGTGACTTCGTACATTGCTGGacgcacaaaaaaaaacatgttgggATGTATTTGTACAGCATCATCATCTGTTAAAGGGGCTTGGTGAAGGTCCTGATTTTAGTGAACTCACCATTCAGAATGTAGAACATTTTTTCTGCAAACTGTATGGAGCAATGAATGTTGACAACATCAACGACGTTCAAGTAGGCATGTTTGTGAAGGGCATGACAATAGAAAGACTGCCACCAACCAGAGATTCTCTCTACTTCCACATTCAGCGTTCTCACTTCCAGGCTTTGGTCTGGCGGCAGGCCCACATGCAGCAGCCAATTCTGCCACCCCCTGAGACCATGGGATGGAAAATGGAGGAAAGTTCACTTGTTCCTCAACTCATGTCACTACCTCCGGTTCCGGATGCTTGTGAGGAGTTTATCTCCTGTGGTTGCACCAAAGGATGCAAGACAGCTGCAGTTGTAAGCCTAACCCATGTACTGCTGCTTGCAAATGCAGAATGTCATGTGATACTTGTATGAATCAATAATAAgttaaaataacatttcagaAAACTGAGTTTTACGGTGatatctatgttttttttttttttttttgcctcatTCATACAGTGGTGTTTTGAAAGTGTCTGAGACGCATATTGTTTCAGTACAAAATATTAAGAACTGGTACCCTAATGAATATGTTATATAGTGGATTTATATTCAGGAGACATTGAACCttcaaaatatcatgtataacAACTTTTACCCTCAAATGGCTTCATCCAATGTGTACGTGTCAAATTTGGAAATGTATGCATATTAGCGCATATTTCAGTAGATTaagcctcatttgcatatttaaacattacatttcagaaaacttgtaatacaaaaaatactTGTCTTAATGTAAGTGACAAACTGGGAAAGTTTTGTGGTGATACATAAAAGTTTAAAATTTGACCCTATCTACCAGTATTTTTCTTGCCTGAGTACAAAGCATCTACTGTATTTTTGAATGAAAATTCCGAGAAACTGGGGAcctaaaaaaaatgttatatTGTGGATTTGTATTAAGGACAATTTGAACTATCTAAAAATGCTGTATAACAACTCCAGAATCCTGAAATCTGGTCCTGACTAGAGTCAAACTTTTGTTTAACATCCGAAGCTCCACTTTTAAACTTGTCCgtgttgtcgttttcgggtcaaatggcctttttGAATGGGAATCGTAGGGGCgtccaaaacctttctttttagtaaactgtggacacgaacaatgttctcaatgctcgagttcatgtgtagagacactgatgatactttgatcaaagtttcatgttgtgtcgagccttcttagtgttttaaaaatagtgattttgacgagatcatgtatcaaaatagtagtgcccctatgattcccattcaaaaggccatttgacccgaaaaaCGACAAAGCGGACAACAGGAcgagcttaaaagtggcgcttcggatgtaattatgcttttaaacaaaagttggactcgggtacattcacaaaaacaccctaagatgcattttggcgaaagTTACgctttaaggttagggttaggtgccttgaagtcgacgggcttaaaacaccatcaagcGCAGGTAAGACTGAGGAGAATAAGTATCATACTTTCTCTTTGGACAAATCTGTGAACACCCCCTGAACGGTATTTCCCTCACAGTATGCATTGGCAGTTAAAAAAGAAACCATTcgaaagatgaagagagacTCAGAGCATGCAATGCGCAAAATGAAACAGGCAGAACTGGATCTTGAGGAGGATGCAGTGGCCTTTGAGGAATTCCTCAAACTAAACGATCAAAGTTCTGTGGAGGCTGTAAAACTGTCAGTATTCCAGTTGCTATTCCACCATTTGAGATCATgtccttttctctgtcttttttttttctttttcaaaatgATCATTTGTGCTCCTTAGGGCAGAGAAGGAAACTATGGCTAAATTGGAGAAAACCGCAGAGATTAAAAAAGTGACGTCAGAAATGATGACTGTCAAAAGGTATGTTTGCACACATTGTACATTTTGCAAGACTTTATGACTAGAATGCCTGTGTTGTAGCAGTTCAAATACTAGTAGATCCAACTTGTGACAAAGACTTTCTTCAAGAAACAgctattagtttttttttttttgccaatctGCAATAAAGATTCTTACCAATAGCTTTTTTACTATGTGTTCCTGTAGTGTGTAGCAGCACCTCTCAATTTATCCACGGCCGAATCCGCGGGGAAACGCCAGGAGAGCCAATCAAGTTTGGGGTCCCTCtgggctagcctagaaatctagacgcaccctagcagtaGCAAATGtgatttgcagccagggtagtctagcaactctccgttggcttgcgagctggaaaaatgtaACTttgatcaggccaatcacatcgtgtatagagtctgtgggcgggcttaacataatgatggcagagttTGCGACGGTTCcgtgtgaattccctgctacttgaaaacaaagaagatggatgctgctgctggcgaagaatgtgacacgagttaagcttttttttaagttaaatcaactagctccgctggtggaaaaacgcatgggactcaggagttgtagcgctattctattgcgtgcagagggaatttgaaagacaaccgctTATCCCGGCCTTTGgattgagcactgcgaatggtgagttcccagaccctacatcttgatgtgggtctggctggTCAGACTAGAACTGGGTGAAAAtaatgaaaaacatttttttttaccaattaTTGCTTTTGAGATGTCTAACTAGGTGTTTTCAGGGGTGCTAACAAACCTCATCCAACTCCCCTGTTCTCCCTCACTCCTGTTCTCATGTGGCTGGTGGATGTTCTGGAGTTACCATGACAGTTCCCAGCACACTACACTTGACTCCTGGCTTTTTACAGCAGCACCTGAGAGTGTCACAGTCCCCTGCACACCTGCAGCTGACAAACTTCAGAAGGTAGTCCTGTGCAATGGGATTTGTTGTAGGGACTGGTGCATAACCTTGTTGTCTTGTATCCATAGATATAAACAAGAAGAACAAGGTTATGCACCAGTCCCTACAACAGATAGAAACAAGAAGAACAAGGTTATGCACCAGTCCCTACAACAGATCCCATACTACCTTCTGGAGTTTGTCAGCTGCAACTGTGCAGGGGACTGTGCCACTCAGGAGGTGCTGTAAAAAGGAGTCACGTGTAGTGTGGTGGGAACCGTCATGGTAACATCAACCAGCCAGATGATAACAGGGAGGTTACAGTGAGGGAGATGCAGGGGAGTTGGATGAGGTTTGTTCAATTTTAAACTGATTAAagaagttttgttttgtaattgttcaaTAAATCCACTTTTTATGGATTTTTCTATGGACTTGGAGTCATTTTTTTGGAGTCACTAATGGCTGGAATAGATTCAGCACCCCTAAAAACCCATAGTTAGACATCTCAAAAGCTAATATTGGTAAAGAAAAATGTTTTTCATTATTTTCGCCCAGTCCCTCTGGGCACCCGAAACTTGATTGGCTCTCCAGGCGTTTCCCCGAAGATTTGGCCGTGGATAAATTGGGAGATGTTACTAGACCCCTACAGAAACACATACTaaaaaaagctattggtaaGACATTTTTTTGTAGATTGGCAAAAAAAGGCCTAACTTTCCCTAACTATATAggtttacaccatcaaaataaACAGCTATATAGAATAATATTAACATATGTAATTGATTTAACATGTTGGCTGCTGAATTGATTCCTGGGTCTATTGCGATTGTAATTGAAGTGGTTGAGTATTTGTGGCTTTTTAAGTAGGATTCATGTCTTGCTGTTTTTAAAGGCCAGGCATTATGTTCTGTAATTTAGTGTAATGTGAAGAGAACGGACTTTTCCTTAAATAAGTTTCTTCACTCAGATTAAATCCCTGCCCGCACTGTAGCTTTACACCAATCTGTTTGATATGGTTTGTTAACATATATTCATTTTAATTACAAATCCAAGGGTGTAGATATCTCACATTTTAAACAAAGTCTTATTTAAAAGGTTGAATGACCTTGTCTAAGAACTGTTGTCATGTTTATCTGTCAGTGACATTTCGAGGCACCAGGAGGTGCTAAATGAGTACGGAATATACAGGAAGTTCCTCACAGCTTTGGCGCCGCCCGAGTGGAGAGACGAGCAGAAGCgcaaaagagaggaaaggagatggGTGAAGTTATCTGGGCTGAGAGATGAGGCCGTTCACCAACATCTGCAATCTGCCAAAGGTGCTCTTAGCAACCTTAATAATCACCTATGAGTTGGACGTAAATACATGGTTGACCAGCGGTGCCATTTGTTTATACAGGGGATAAGCAACCAAGCATGGCCCTTACAAGACAAAATTCAAAGATGTTGAAGACAGTGCCGACTAGACCTTCCATGAATACGTGAGCATTTGTTATTTTAGTGTATGACTGGTGAATATAAATGGTATATTTTTGAGTAATTTCTACATATATGTGAGAATATTTTTTGTCTGACTGCAGAAGAAGACCGTCTGGTCTTCAAGGGAAGAAAAACTCACTTCCTGAAATAGCTGAGGAACCAAAATATGAATCTGATGTTTTTGAGAGCGATGaggtatatttttaatagacaaGCTTCAGAGCAAAGACTGTAGAGTACATGACCGGAGGTGtggagatgtgatgtgatgtgatgtacaGATTACAGCACTGTTTTAATATCTACGTACTATTGTAAAGAAGTCCTGTAGATACAGTCCTTTTTGTTTCAGTATAATACAGTTTCAGCTGTCATGAGTAATGTGAGGAAGGCCCCATAATGAAGCCATTCCTGTCTTGATTACTATTTCATAACGAAGAAACTCTTGATTACTATTTCAAGGAGCCTGAGATCTACTTCACAGACCTGCAAGAGATGCTGAATATCTTGGCTGACTTGGAGGAACAAAATCTCTCCTACATCCAGAATTTTCAGGAGACAGAGGAGGCAACGGAAGAGTTCCGCTGTCAAGTTCTAATGACACAGAAGAAAATGTGAGTGTTCTGAGTTGACAAATTATTATAAGAGCAATTTCATTTTGTAATGGACTATTCTCCTCACTTTAACTGCATCTTTCATCACCAAGGAAAAGTCAGACGGAAATACTTGAGAAACAAATTGAAATTATTCAGGCTGCCattgagagagaaaaggagaagaccCAAGAGTTACAACTGAAGTCAAAAATCTTCTCTTTTGGGGAGTTCAGAGCTGATAAACAGGTCTTCTggccagaaaaaaaaagaacaaaatatATAGATTTAACAGCCATTACAAATGGACCATACAAAGATGTCATGGTGTAAAAAATCTGACCTATTTGTTTTATATCCCCTCACAGGATTCTATGCTTGATCAGCTTCATAAAAAAGTGAGGGAGGTCTACATAAGCTGTGTTGGGAACGTGGACTGTAAGATCAGCACAGTACAAATGCTTGCCAGAATAGAGCACAAAATGCTCGAGATGCTGGAATGCCTCGAGCTCCAGCCACAAGACAAGTTGAAAATGCTGAAGGCTGCTAGAGAGAAGGAAACCAGAATGAGGTAACACATTGAAGCAGTGCTGTTTTTTTACCTTGAATTTTAGCTTATGAATTGTGAACACATATTTCAAGGTGAGACAATAAATGATAACTATTATGTCTATTTCTCTATCGTTGTTTCCCCCACTACTAACCAAGACTGAGGGAGGAGAAGGCCCGCTTAAAGCAACAGCATCAGGAGGAGAGGATCAGAGTAGCCCTGGAGAGAGCCACACGTGCTGCCAAAAAATGGGTCTGTTTTCCACTTCAAAATGCACCAGTACTCCGTGCTATCAGCAGATTGAACAGAAGTGCTTCAAAGTATCAGTACACCAGATCCTTGGGTTTGCACGTAATGAATTCAAATGACTGTGCAGATGAGTCATCTGTATTCTCTTGTGATCTCTTTAGGCTGGTAGAAAACTGATGGGACGATCTGAGCCCCCTGCGATCAAGAAAAATGATCAAAATCATTTGATGACAACAAAAGAACAGGAGGATTTgttgtatttcttttcttaATTTACGACGTGCAAATAGCAAGCAAGCGTAGTAACTTTGTGATATATTTTAACTCACGCAAGTCAGTTCAAATGTACTGTGTGTAGTTTTCTTTATAGTATTGTACTACGATATGTTCAATCTGGCTCAGTTGTGTACAAGAATAGATCTACTCAGGATCTGCTACTGTTAAGTATTAAAGGCTTTTAGAGTTTGGACTTCTGCCGTTTACTTCTTCAATTTTACCAGTGTGATCAAGAGTGCATCTTGTTCCAAGTAACCAA
This DNA window, taken from Alosa sapidissima isolate fAloSap1 chromosome 11, fAloSap1.pri, whole genome shotgun sequence, encodes the following:
- the LOC121723527 gene encoding cilia- and flagella-associated protein 100-like gives rise to the protein MKKHFNVSLAVPVMKKGTGKTVATSNDYNYLLRRFGLASDKKTESQNPFVVPTDIDIFKRRVEESHEKQQEKVFQSKLPVHEKTTLLYRRRCHSAPLRELREEPEYETNRSKRDKAKWTTVISNGRCKEKESIQDYKDEQKEMFMAQYALAVKKETIRKMKRDSEHAMRKMKQAELDLEEDAVAFEEFLKLNDQSSVEAVKLAEKETMAKLEKTAEIKKVTSEMMTVKSDISRHQEVLNEYGIYRKFLTALAPPEWRDEQKRKREERRWVKLSGLRDEAVHQHLQSAKGDKQPSMALTRQNSKMLKTVPTRPSMNTRRPSGLQGKKNSLPEIAEEPKYESDVFESDEEPEIYFTDLQEMLNILADLEEQNLSYIQNFQETEEATEEFRCQVLMTQKKMKSQTEILEKQIEIIQAAIEREKEKTQELQLKSKIFSFGEFRADKQDSMLDQLHKKVREVYISCVGNVDCKISTVQMLARIEHKMLEMLECLELQPQDKLKMLKAAREKETRMRLREEKARLKQQHQEERIRVALERATRAAKKWAGRKLMGRSEPPAIKKNDQNHLMTTKEQEDLLYFFS